A single Arachnia propionica DNA region contains:
- a CDS encoding pentapeptide repeat-containing protein, with protein sequence MPALSLAELAGAPPGPVTDAVIEGNLPGAGLRGFEFENCVFKGVNLERAVLVGSSFTECRFEDCNFSGADLTDASLGECRFTGTKLSGINWALSHINRFAARPLDFLRCKMDFCWFVGVDLARCRFTDCSIREADFSEARLANAGMNDCDLQGTRFHQTDLERASLVGSFGYVFDPRENRTKGLKLSPAESWPLLKALGIEFEH encoded by the coding sequence GTGCCCGCGCTGTCCCTGGCGGAACTGGCAGGCGCCCCTCCGGGCCCGGTGACCGACGCCGTGATCGAGGGAAACCTGCCCGGGGCCGGGCTGCGGGGTTTCGAGTTCGAGAACTGCGTTTTCAAGGGCGTGAACCTGGAAAGGGCGGTCCTGGTTGGTTCGTCCTTCACCGAGTGTCGCTTCGAGGACTGCAACTTCTCCGGTGCGGACCTGACGGACGCCAGCCTGGGGGAGTGCAGGTTCACCGGCACGAAGCTCTCCGGGATCAACTGGGCGCTGTCACACATCAACAGGTTCGCTGCTCGTCCGTTGGATTTTCTGCGCTGCAAAATGGACTTCTGCTGGTTCGTTGGGGTGGATCTGGCGCGGTGCCGTTTCACCGACTGCTCGATCCGCGAGGCGGATTTCTCCGAGGCCCGGCTGGCGAACGCCGGGATGAACGATTGCGATCTACAGGGGACCAGATTCCACCAGACCGATCTCGAAAGGGCCAGTCTCGTCGGTTCCTTCGGCTACGTGTTCGATCCCAGGGAGAACCGGACGAAGGGACTGAAGCTGAGCCCGGCAGAGTCCTGGCCCCTCCTGAAAGCCCTGGGGATCGAGTTCGAGCACTGA
- a CDS encoding VanW family protein, giving the protein MTSKKPPSLRRKWLIGGGIGLVVLLGGAYAAAYLLAGDKVPANTTVEGVAIGGLHPADAEQRLRTELGARYEAALTVTDGKGHSVELAPLESGLSVDYAGAVKAAGGASLNPVDVFKTLLGGGPTELPKNVDSEKLKETLTTHAPVFQVEGTDATLAFVDGAISRTESTDSTVLDVDATSASVTEAMKSSTREVAAVTKAQAPAVTSAMVDEAVANFATPALSGPVTVKVRDKSFQVSPEQIASVTTFAAEDGKLVPHINPEQLLKVTAKARAGLGLVTGKNAGYTLKGDTIEVVPAEGGQQLDMKGLAEGVAKAATQSGEARTTTVEVIDGSAEFSTERAESLKPTQVIGEFTTYYPHADYRNKNLGRAAELINGKVLLPGETFSLNDTLGPRTPANGFTDGYVINGGLLVKESGGGISQAATTMYNAGFFAGYEDVEHRPHTLYFDRYPAGREATIYYGSFDMKFKNNTDYPAYIQGLNTPSTANSKGSLTFRIWSRPTWDKVESTEPVKSNYYSGKERVVSTPNCEPQAPIQGFTATWKRLFYKNGEVAKTEDYSWTYAAGDKVTCSP; this is encoded by the coding sequence TTGACCAGCAAGAAACCCCCATCGCTACGCAGGAAATGGTTGATAGGAGGCGGCATCGGACTCGTCGTGCTGTTGGGTGGTGCCTACGCGGCAGCCTATTTGCTGGCTGGCGACAAGGTGCCCGCCAACACCACGGTTGAAGGGGTGGCGATCGGCGGACTGCATCCCGCCGATGCCGAGCAGCGCCTGCGCACCGAGTTGGGGGCTCGGTACGAGGCGGCGTTGACCGTGACCGACGGCAAGGGGCACTCCGTTGAACTGGCGCCCTTGGAGAGCGGTTTGAGCGTTGACTACGCAGGTGCCGTGAAAGCGGCCGGGGGAGCGAGCCTGAATCCGGTTGACGTGTTCAAGACCCTGCTGGGTGGTGGCCCGACTGAGCTGCCGAAGAACGTCGACTCCGAGAAACTCAAGGAGACGCTGACCACCCACGCCCCGGTTTTCCAGGTGGAAGGCACCGACGCCACCCTCGCCTTCGTGGACGGCGCGATCAGTCGCACCGAGTCCACTGACTCGACGGTCCTGGACGTGGACGCCACCAGCGCGTCGGTCACCGAGGCCATGAAATCGAGTACCCGCGAGGTTGCGGCCGTCACGAAGGCGCAGGCCCCCGCAGTCACATCGGCGATGGTGGACGAGGCGGTCGCGAATTTCGCGACCCCGGCGCTTTCCGGTCCCGTCACGGTGAAGGTTCGCGACAAGAGCTTCCAGGTCAGTCCGGAACAGATCGCCTCGGTCACCACCTTCGCGGCCGAGGACGGCAAACTGGTTCCGCACATCAACCCGGAGCAGCTGCTGAAGGTGACCGCCAAGGCCCGTGCCGGTCTCGGCCTGGTGACGGGCAAGAACGCCGGCTACACCCTCAAAGGTGACACCATCGAGGTGGTGCCCGCCGAGGGCGGTCAGCAGCTCGACATGAAAGGCTTGGCAGAGGGCGTTGCCAAGGCCGCGACCCAGAGTGGTGAGGCCCGGACCACCACCGTCGAGGTGATCGACGGGTCCGCGGAGTTTTCCACCGAACGGGCGGAATCCCTCAAACCCACCCAGGTGATCGGGGAGTTCACCACCTACTACCCGCACGCCGACTACCGGAACAAGAACCTGGGGCGGGCGGCCGAACTCATCAACGGCAAGGTTCTCCTGCCAGGCGAGACGTTCAGCCTGAACGACACCCTGGGGCCCCGCACCCCGGCCAACGGTTTCACCGATGGCTACGTCATCAACGGCGGTCTGCTGGTCAAGGAATCCGGTGGCGGCATCTCCCAGGCGGCGACCACCATGTACAACGCAGGTTTCTTCGCCGGCTACGAGGACGTCGAACACCGGCCCCACACGCTGTACTTCGACCGCTACCCTGCGGGGCGCGAGGCCACCATCTATTACGGCAGCTTCGACATGAAGTTCAAGAACAACACCGACTACCCGGCCTACATCCAGGGCCTGAACACCCCCTCCACAGCCAACAGCAAGGGAAGCCTCACCTTCCGGATCTGGTCTCGCCCGACATGGGACAAGGTGGAGTCGACGGAGCCGGTGAAGTCCAACTACTACTCGGGCAAGGAGCGCGTCGTGTCCACTCCCAACTGTGAGCCCCAGGCCCCTATTCAGGGCTTCACGGCCACCTGGAAACGGCTGTTCTACAAGAACGGGGAAGTGGCCAAAACCGAGGACTACTCGTGGACCTACGCCGCGGGAGACAAGGTCACATGCTCCCCCTGA
- a CDS encoding TIGR00730 family Rossman fold protein: MTERRQGAVVLRGQAREEVPTADEALLGSDGDEWASKDPWRVLRIQAEFVEGFDTLHGLPAAVSIFGSARTASTDPMYRAAERIARDLAERGFAVITGGGPGIMEAGNKGASEAGGTSVGLGIELPHEQGLNPYVGLGINFRYFFARKTMFLKYSRGFIAMPGGFGTLDELFESLTLIQTGKVTHFPVVLFGSRFWGPLLDWIEREVEACGFISPGDLGLITLTDDVGEAVAAMGSPVQG; the protein is encoded by the coding sequence ATGACCGAACGCCGCCAGGGAGCCGTGGTGCTTCGCGGCCAGGCCCGCGAGGAGGTGCCGACCGCCGACGAGGCGCTGCTCGGCTCCGACGGGGACGAATGGGCCAGCAAGGATCCGTGGCGGGTGCTTCGCATCCAGGCCGAGTTCGTGGAGGGATTCGACACCCTCCACGGACTGCCCGCCGCAGTCAGCATCTTCGGTTCCGCGCGAACCGCATCAACCGACCCGATGTACCGGGCCGCGGAACGGATCGCCCGGGACCTCGCGGAGCGTGGGTTCGCCGTCATCACCGGCGGCGGGCCCGGCATCATGGAGGCCGGCAACAAGGGGGCCAGCGAGGCGGGTGGCACATCCGTGGGGCTCGGCATCGAACTTCCCCACGAGCAAGGGCTCAACCCGTACGTCGGGCTCGGCATCAACTTCCGCTATTTCTTCGCCCGCAAGACGATGTTTCTCAAGTACTCGCGCGGATTCATCGCGATGCCCGGCGGTTTCGGCACCCTGGACGAGCTGTTCGAGTCGTTGACCCTGATCCAGACCGGCAAGGTGACCCATTTCCCGGTGGTGCTTTTCGGCAGCCGCTTCTGGGGGCCGCTGCTTGACTGGATCGAGCGGGAGGTCGAGGCCTGCGGTTTCATCAGCCCTGGCGATCTGGGCTTGATCACCCTCACCGATGACGTCGGCGAAGCGGTTGCCGCCATGGGCTCTCCCGTTCAGGGCTGA
- the dapC gene encoding succinyldiaminopimelate transaminase codes for MMSLAKQLPDFPWDSLAEARRVAGEHPGGIVDLSVGTPVDPTPEIAKEALAAASDAHGYPTVWGTPELRDGIVGYLERRWNACGLRHESVLPVIGTKELVGWLPTFLGLGAGDVVVHPGIAYPTYEVGARAAGAMPVACDDPDAIPAGTRLVWLNSPANPSGRILAPEQLRSWVAVARREGAVLASDECYGEFAWEKEAISVLDPRVNDGDLSGLLAVHSVSKRSNAAGYRAGFVAGDPVVVQDLVQARKHLGMMVPGPIQAALTAVLADQEHVEEQRRRYLARRAVLRPALEAAGFRVDDSEGSLYLWVTRGEPCRDTIAWLARRGILAAPGDFYGTSGASHVRVALTATDERIASAAARLGEQPQGN; via the coding sequence ATGATGTCTCTGGCAAAGCAATTGCCAGATTTCCCTTGGGACTCCTTGGCGGAGGCCCGGCGTGTGGCCGGTGAGCATCCGGGTGGGATCGTGGACCTGTCTGTCGGAACCCCGGTGGACCCCACCCCGGAAATCGCCAAGGAGGCACTGGCCGCCGCGTCGGATGCCCACGGGTACCCGACGGTGTGGGGCACCCCGGAGCTGCGTGACGGCATAGTCGGTTACCTGGAACGCCGATGGAACGCGTGCGGCCTGCGGCACGAGTCCGTGCTGCCCGTGATCGGAACGAAGGAACTGGTTGGTTGGCTGCCCACCTTCCTCGGTCTGGGGGCAGGCGATGTCGTGGTCCATCCCGGGATCGCCTACCCGACCTATGAGGTGGGGGCCCGGGCTGCCGGTGCCATGCCCGTGGCCTGCGACGATCCCGACGCCATCCCGGCCGGAACCAGGCTGGTCTGGTTGAACTCGCCCGCCAACCCCTCGGGTCGCATCCTTGCCCCGGAGCAGCTGCGCTCCTGGGTGGCGGTTGCCCGCCGCGAGGGGGCCGTGCTGGCCAGCGACGAATGCTACGGGGAGTTCGCTTGGGAGAAAGAGGCCATCAGTGTCCTCGATCCGCGCGTCAACGACGGCGACCTCTCCGGGTTGCTGGCGGTGCACTCCGTTTCGAAACGCTCGAATGCCGCCGGATACCGCGCCGGGTTCGTCGCAGGCGATCCGGTGGTGGTGCAGGACCTGGTGCAGGCCCGTAAACACCTCGGCATGATGGTTCCCGGCCCGATCCAAGCCGCCCTGACGGCCGTGCTGGCCGATCAAGAACACGTGGAGGAGCAGCGGCGGCGTTACCTGGCCAGGCGGGCCGTGCTCCGCCCCGCCTTGGAGGCTGCGGGCTTCCGGGTGGACGATTCCGAGGGGTCGCTGTACCTGTGGGTCACCCGCGGCGAACCGTGCCGGGACACCATCGCGTGGCTAGCGCGGCGCGGGATTCTCGCCGCCCCGGGGGATTTCTACGGAACCTCCGGAGCCTCCCACGTTCGCGTCGCCCTCACCGCCACGGATGAGCGAATCGCCTCTGCCGCCGCCCGGTTGGGGGAGCAACCTCAGGGCAACTGA
- a CDS encoding DUF3117 domain-containing protein: MAAMKPRTGDGPMEVAKEGRGIVMRVPVDGGGRLVVEMNATEATDLLNALRGVVG; this comes from the coding sequence ATGGCAGCGATGAAACCCCGCACGGGAGACGGACCCATGGAGGTCGCGAAGGAGGGACGCGGCATCGTGATGCGTGTTCCCGTTGATGGCGGTGGGCGACTGGTGGTCGAGATGAATGCAACGGAGGCAACCGACCTGCTCAACGCCTTGAGGGGCGTCGTTGGCTGA
- a CDS encoding MFS transporter, which produces MGIGARLRATGLPRTAWVLATTTFLIAVGFGVVIPVLSPFARTFGADNFQLGLVVSMFALMRLVSSPFVTRIGQAVGERNAITLGMVIVATTTFGVALSPNLAWMITVRALGGIGSAMFTIAAMNLLISTTPQHLRGRASGLNQGGFLLGNMAGPAIGGLLGSISLHAPFYFYSGMLLVAGLFALLLLPARCDPLPTAAKEPLTFWETSRDIRYRAACLLGFAQGWQSIGVRATLIPVIITEVYALETGWTGMAFAIAAVFQAAALTPAGLATDRIGRKPVMVTSGLVCGLSAIAMPFAPGIWVLIPLLCLYGIGAAMQGTAPAAAVGDASGGRGGTPVAAYSMIIDLGAIIGPVVVGRLVDVTNYQVGFAVGGALLLLGSFTASLIPQKLDRSFLNPPVPEGDDS; this is translated from the coding sequence GTGGGAATCGGAGCACGACTTAGAGCAACCGGATTGCCCCGTACCGCATGGGTGCTGGCGACCACGACCTTCCTGATCGCCGTCGGCTTCGGGGTCGTGATCCCAGTGCTGAGCCCCTTCGCACGCACCTTCGGAGCCGACAACTTCCAGCTCGGGTTGGTGGTCTCCATGTTCGCCCTGATGCGGCTCGTCAGCAGCCCGTTCGTAACCCGGATCGGGCAGGCCGTGGGGGAACGCAACGCGATCACCCTGGGAATGGTCATCGTGGCCACCACCACCTTCGGGGTGGCGTTGTCCCCCAACCTGGCGTGGATGATAACGGTGCGGGCCCTCGGTGGAATCGGGTCCGCGATGTTCACCATCGCGGCCATGAACCTGCTGATCTCCACCACCCCACAGCACCTGAGAGGTCGCGCCTCGGGCCTGAACCAGGGCGGTTTCCTGCTCGGCAACATGGCCGGGCCCGCCATCGGGGGGTTGCTGGGTTCGATCTCCCTGCACGCGCCTTTCTATTTCTATTCGGGGATGCTGTTGGTGGCCGGATTGTTCGCCCTGCTACTGCTCCCGGCCAGGTGCGACCCTCTGCCTACTGCCGCGAAGGAGCCGCTGACGTTCTGGGAGACGTCGAGGGACATCCGTTACCGGGCCGCCTGCCTTCTCGGATTCGCCCAGGGCTGGCAGTCGATCGGGGTGCGTGCCACCTTGATCCCGGTGATCATCACCGAGGTGTACGCCCTGGAAACCGGCTGGACCGGGATGGCCTTCGCAATCGCGGCTGTGTTCCAGGCCGCGGCGCTGACCCCGGCCGGGCTGGCCACCGACCGGATCGGTCGCAAACCCGTCATGGTGACCAGCGGATTGGTATGCGGCCTGTCGGCCATCGCCATGCCCTTCGCCCCCGGGATCTGGGTGCTCATCCCGCTGCTGTGTCTCTACGGAATCGGCGCGGCCATGCAGGGCACCGCCCCCGCCGCCGCTGTGGGCGACGCCTCGGGTGGGCGTGGCGGCACCCCGGTCGCGGCCTACTCCATGATCATCGATCTGGGGGCGATCATCGGGCCCGTCGTCGTCGGCCGCCTGGTGGATGTCACCAACTACCAGGTGGGTTTCGCCGTCGGCGGTGCGCTTCTGCTGCTGGGCAGTTTCACCGCATCCCTGATCCCGCAGAAACTGGACCGGTCTTTCTTGAACCCACCGGTTCCCGAGGGCGACGACAGCTGA
- the fdxA gene encoding ferredoxin — translation MTYIIALPCVDVKDRACVEECPVDCIYEGNRMLYIHPEECVDCGACEPVCPVEAIYYEDDLPEDQEEYLDINAQFFEDLGSPGGAARLGPVDHDHPTVEQLPPQGE, via the coding sequence GTGACCTACATCATTGCCCTGCCGTGTGTCGACGTCAAGGACAGGGCCTGTGTGGAGGAATGTCCCGTCGATTGCATCTACGAGGGCAACCGGATGCTCTACATCCACCCCGAGGAGTGTGTGGACTGTGGGGCATGCGAACCCGTGTGCCCGGTGGAGGCCATCTACTACGAGGACGACCTGCCTGAGGATCAGGAGGAATACCTCGACATCAACGCTCAGTTCTTCGAAGACCTCGGCTCACCCGGCGGGGCCGCGCGTCTGGGTCCCGTTGACCACGACCACCCGACGGTGGAACAGCTTCCCCCGCAGGGCGAATGA
- a CDS encoding serpin family protein: MLLNRRTLILAGLAAAAVSGCSAEPKVETLTGNSAYVAQNPKHPLAGVVAAASQQIGWRLLVQGDRTGNQLVSPASLCAALALVGLGATGASATSLDELFGMNSEDRAAGIGALRAGLADYASLPESIDAKNPPEKPIINLASRLLICSDVQPKSPFLDAIRKHFDASVEKVKNSEAQASLDAWAKKNTAGLIEQSGIAVTHDTALVVQDALLFASRWETQFKSDDAPLAFITGGGETVEIKALSDSFSVRTASGQGWQAVRLPYDENLAMDVILPDQGIHPLTWDANVLQETHEKLSAAPKDRVEVTMPPADLAVKRNLKEELTRLGVDLDHLDGIFDGAGANQAAQQVRLQVNAKGTVGAALTEVEIPVSAPANPPTTLVVDHPYVMRVLDVRKGWPLFLAVISNPEAK; encoded by the coding sequence ATGTTGTTGAACCGACGAACCCTGATCCTCGCGGGTCTGGCAGCCGCTGCGGTGAGCGGGTGCTCAGCCGAACCGAAGGTGGAGACGCTGACGGGAAACTCCGCATACGTGGCACAGAATCCGAAACACCCCTTGGCCGGGGTCGTCGCCGCCGCCTCGCAGCAGATCGGTTGGCGGCTGCTCGTTCAGGGAGACCGCACAGGAAACCAGCTGGTCTCCCCCGCCTCGTTGTGTGCCGCCCTGGCCCTGGTCGGTCTCGGCGCCACGGGAGCCTCCGCGACGAGCCTGGACGAACTGTTCGGGATGAACTCCGAGGACCGGGCAGCCGGCATCGGTGCCCTGCGAGCAGGACTGGCGGACTACGCCTCCCTGCCGGAGAGCATCGATGCGAAGAACCCGCCCGAGAAGCCAATCATCAATCTGGCATCGCGTCTCCTGATCTGCAGTGACGTCCAGCCCAAGTCTCCTTTCCTGGACGCCATCCGGAAACATTTCGACGCCTCGGTGGAGAAGGTGAAGAACTCCGAGGCCCAGGCCAGTCTGGATGCCTGGGCCAAGAAGAACACCGCTGGGCTGATCGAGCAGTCAGGAATAGCGGTGACACACGATACGGCGCTGGTGGTGCAGGATGCCCTGCTGTTCGCATCCCGCTGGGAAACACAGTTCAAATCCGACGACGCCCCCCTCGCCTTCATCACCGGGGGCGGGGAGACCGTGGAGATCAAGGCCCTGTCGGACAGCTTCTCCGTCCGGACGGCCTCCGGACAGGGCTGGCAGGCCGTCCGGCTGCCCTACGACGAAAACCTCGCCATGGACGTCATTCTCCCGGACCAGGGAATCCATCCGTTGACGTGGGACGCTAACGTGCTGCAGGAAACCCACGAAAAGTTGAGTGCGGCCCCCAAGGACAGAGTTGAGGTCACCATGCCCCCCGCCGACCTGGCCGTGAAACGCAACCTCAAGGAGGAACTCACCCGCCTGGGGGTGGACCTCGATCATCTCGACGGCATCTTCGACGGCGCTGGAGCAAACCAGGCCGCCCAACAGGTGCGCCTCCAGGTGAATGCCAAGGGCACCGTCGGCGCAGCCCTGACGGAGGTCGAAATCCCTGTGAGCGCCCCCGCGAACCCGCCGACCACGCTCGTGGTGGACCATCCCTACGTGATGCGGGTGCTGGATGTCCGCAAGGGCTGGCCGCTGTTCCTGGCCGTGATCTCGAATCCCGAGGCGAAATGA
- the sppA gene encoding signal peptide peptidase SppA, which yields MVLKSFLDKLPRPTRRIVLELDLARGVLETFPRNPLQMLQVVGATAVSDLREHLTEAVKDERVAGLIVHAVDCGQPMTVMDEIAHLIEAFGTRRPTMAWAESFGELSNSLAAYKLATACRTVWLQPTGALGIGGVEVDITLFRGLLEKAGVTPQFGQRHEYKTAADQFVAPEVTEANREMTHRLAQSAVDDTVAVIARRRGVALETVWEAVNSSPVVPERAKELGLIDEIGYRDEAYAKVLAEWAAKPGDLLYASRYQPRPNLVGAFRRDRPKVAVVSLRGPIETGRGRPGTFTGPSAGADVVDEHLRVALRDDQIKAVLFEVDSPGGSAVASDFVRRSILRLRESGRPVVARMGAMAASGGYYVSMPCDEIVAHATTLTGSIGVLAGKFVTRGLYEKLGLKRESIRIGAASGMLSTATEFSPEDWDRLNAELDRVYRQFTTLAAQDRAMDHEHLESLARGRVWSGADACERGLVDHVGDWRLAWRRVCALADIDPEEATPVRIGVGSVLERIIPARSSEHRAESARISLPTADDLLTRAAELVGLPIHGVLSLPFHIKVR from the coding sequence ATGGTGCTCAAGTCCTTCCTCGACAAGTTGCCCCGCCCCACCCGGCGCATTGTGCTCGAACTCGACCTGGCCCGGGGCGTGTTGGAGACCTTCCCGCGAAACCCCCTGCAGATGCTCCAGGTGGTGGGCGCAACAGCCGTCAGCGACCTTCGCGAACACCTCACGGAAGCGGTCAAGGATGAGCGCGTCGCAGGGCTGATCGTCCACGCCGTGGACTGCGGCCAGCCGATGACGGTGATGGATGAGATAGCCCACCTGATCGAGGCCTTCGGGACGAGACGGCCGACCATGGCGTGGGCCGAGTCGTTCGGGGAACTCAGCAACTCCTTGGCCGCCTACAAGCTCGCCACAGCCTGCCGCACGGTCTGGCTCCAACCGACCGGAGCGCTCGGCATCGGCGGTGTCGAGGTCGACATCACCCTCTTCCGCGGGTTGCTGGAGAAGGCGGGGGTCACCCCGCAGTTCGGGCAACGCCACGAGTACAAGACCGCAGCGGACCAGTTCGTGGCGCCCGAGGTCACCGAGGCCAACCGGGAGATGACCCACCGTCTGGCCCAGTCCGCAGTGGACGACACCGTGGCGGTCATCGCCAGGCGACGGGGAGTGGCGCTGGAAACCGTGTGGGAGGCCGTCAACAGCTCCCCGGTTGTGCCTGAACGCGCCAAGGAACTGGGTCTCATCGACGAGATCGGCTACCGCGACGAGGCCTACGCAAAGGTGCTCGCCGAATGGGCCGCGAAACCCGGGGACCTGCTCTACGCGTCCCGGTACCAGCCGCGTCCCAACCTCGTGGGGGCGTTCCGGAGGGACCGGCCGAAGGTCGCGGTCGTCAGCCTGCGCGGTCCCATCGAGACCGGCCGGGGACGTCCCGGAACTTTCACGGGCCCCAGCGCCGGCGCCGATGTGGTGGACGAACACCTCCGGGTGGCCTTGCGCGACGATCAGATCAAAGCTGTGCTGTTCGAGGTCGATAGCCCTGGCGGTTCGGCCGTCGCGTCCGATTTCGTCCGCCGGAGCATCCTGCGGCTCCGTGAATCCGGTCGTCCCGTGGTGGCTCGGATGGGCGCCATGGCCGCCTCGGGCGGTTACTACGTGTCGATGCCCTGCGACGAGATCGTCGCCCATGCGACCACGTTGACGGGTTCCATCGGTGTTCTGGCCGGCAAGTTCGTGACCCGTGGGCTTTACGAGAAGCTGGGGTTGAAGCGGGAATCGATCCGGATCGGAGCGGCGTCGGGGATGCTCAGTACGGCCACGGAGTTCTCCCCCGAGGACTGGGATCGCCTCAACGCGGAACTCGACCGCGTCTACCGGCAGTTCACGACCTTGGCCGCGCAGGACCGCGCCATGGATCACGAACACCTGGAATCGCTGGCCCGGGGCAGGGTGTGGAGCGGAGCCGACGCCTGCGAACGGGGTTTGGTGGATCACGTCGGGGACTGGCGCCTGGCCTGGCGGCGCGTCTGCGCGCTGGCGGACATCGATCCTGAGGAGGCCACCCCGGTCAGGATCGGGGTCGGTTCCGTGCTGGAGAGGATCATCCCCGCACGCTCCAGCGAACACCGCGCCGAGTCCGCTCGGATTTCCCTCCCGACGGCCGACGACCTGTTGACGCGGGCTGCCGAGCTGGTCGGGCTCCCGATCCACGGCGTGCTGAGCCTGCCCTTCCACATCAAGGTGCGCTGA
- the dapD gene encoding 2,3,4,5-tetrahydropyridine-2,6-dicarboxylate N-succinyltransferase, with translation MSGTFTTLTRMTDVLRQGWGWGLATVHNSGSVLDVFYPEPRIGGDVTEEAPASLLAAQLTDDLRQVRTKVVRVVIDLDAAPGNTEDAYLRLHLLSHRLVRPHGINLDGIFGQLPNNAWTSRGPVRVEDVTHIRTALRGKGEILQVFSVDKFPRMTDYVTPAGVRIGDADRVRLGAHLASGTTVMHEGFVNFNAGTLGASMVEGRVSAGVVVGDGSDIGGGASIMGTLSGGGREVISIGERCLLGAESGIGISLGDDCVVEAGLYVTAGTKVELPGGRVVKARELSGVPGLLFLRDSQSGRVVARPRRGGTVELNDELHTN, from the coding sequence TTGTCGGGTACGTTCACTACACTGACCCGCATGACTGACGTGCTTCGCCAGGGCTGGGGCTGGGGCCTCGCCACCGTTCACAACTCCGGTTCCGTCCTCGACGTGTTCTACCCGGAGCCGCGGATCGGCGGCGATGTCACCGAGGAGGCCCCCGCCTCGTTGCTGGCGGCACAGCTCACCGACGACCTGCGCCAGGTGAGAACCAAGGTGGTGCGCGTGGTCATTGATCTCGACGCGGCTCCCGGAAACACCGAGGACGCCTACCTGCGCCTGCACCTGCTCAGCCACCGCCTGGTCCGTCCCCACGGGATCAACCTCGACGGCATTTTCGGCCAGCTACCGAACAACGCCTGGACCAGCCGCGGCCCGGTCCGCGTGGAGGACGTCACCCACATCCGCACCGCTCTGCGCGGAAAGGGCGAGATATTGCAGGTCTTCAGCGTGGACAAGTTCCCGCGCATGACCGACTACGTCACCCCAGCCGGGGTGCGGATAGGGGACGCGGACCGGGTAAGGCTGGGCGCACACCTGGCATCCGGCACCACCGTGATGCACGAGGGTTTCGTCAACTTCAATGCGGGCACCCTGGGGGCCTCCATGGTCGAAGGGCGCGTCTCCGCGGGGGTGGTAGTCGGTGACGGTTCCGACATCGGCGGCGGAGCCTCCATCATGGGTACCCTCTCCGGGGGTGGCCGGGAGGTGATCAGCATCGGCGAACGCTGCCTGCTGGGCGCGGAATCCGGTATCGGGATCTCGCTGGGCGACGACTGCGTCGTGGAGGCGGGGCTATACGTGACGGCTGGCACGAAGGTGGAGCTTCCCGGCGGTCGCGTGGTCAAGGCGCGAGAACTCTCCGGTGTCCCTGGCCTGCTGTTCCTGCGCGACTCGCAGTCGGGGAGGGTGGTGGCAAGGCCACGCCGGGGCGGAACTGTTGAACTGAACGACGAACTGCACACCAACTGA